The Hydrogenobacter thermophilus TK-6 genome window below encodes:
- a CDS encoding C40 family peptidase — protein MSRAVVTTVGMLFFVCISPAMPESSQEGLKVSNADEMILTALSYIDRSYRFGSESSWAMDCSAFVQRVFRINGINLPRSVREQANYGIPVKRENLRTGDLLFFATYSSYPSHVGIYIGDGKMIHASTTQGIVISRIDDPYWKKRFLFAKRILKDEKEEKDDIKDIILESLRDRF, from the coding sequence ATGTCAAGGGCGGTGGTCACAACAGTGGGAATGTTGTTCTTTGTGTGTATATCGCCTGCTATGCCAGAAAGCTCACAAGAGGGTCTTAAAGTTAGCAACGCAGACGAGATGATACTTACAGCACTTAGTTATATAGATAGGAGTTACAGGTTCGGTTCGGAGAGCTCTTGGGCTATGGATTGCTCCGCCTTTGTGCAAAGGGTCTTCCGAATAAATGGTATAAACCTTCCAAGGTCGGTAAGAGAACAGGCTAATTACGGCATTCCAGTAAAGAGGGAAAACCTAAGAACTGGAGACCTTCTCTTTTTTGCTACCTACTCAAGCTATCCCTCACATGTGGGTATATACATAGGCGATGGAAAGATGATACACGCTTCTACCACACAAGGTATTGTTATAAGCAGAATAGATGATCCTTACTGGAAAAAGAGGTTCCTCTTTGCCAAAAGGATACTAAAAGACGAAAAAGAAGAAAAAGATGACATAAAGGATATCATACTGGAGAGCTTGAGGGACAGATTTTAA
- the mnmH gene encoding tRNA 2-selenouridine(34) synthase MnmH — MWEIEAQELYGIERKILVDIRSPSEYAEFHIPGAINLPLFEDDERRIIGLVYRKEGIERATELGYSIAQSKLSNLFDRFRELKKNYDHVIVYCWRGGKRSEELCKVLSSAGIEVIRLKGGYRAYRQFILQDMQHLLEGINFLVLTGKTGVGKSRVLKLLKAQGLPVVDLEELAQDRGSVFGKVGKKNRISQKMFDALLYETLRSLRSHYAFIEDESRWIGNIHLPEPLWRKKEEGIFIELQSSMENRVKNILEEYTKEEGWESDVRQALYRIRKYLGEKNLAQAIKMLEDKEYKTLVRFLMETHYDKKYRVSKRPLYTLDSDDIHKCGEELIKIFNTYVKICPSSSPV; from the coding sequence ATGTGGGAGATAGAAGCGCAGGAACTTTATGGCATTGAGAGAAAGATACTTGTGGATATAAGAAGTCCCTCTGAGTATGCGGAGTTTCACATACCGGGTGCCATAAACTTACCCCTTTTTGAGGACGATGAGAGGAGGATTATAGGCTTGGTCTACAGAAAAGAAGGCATAGAAAGAGCTACGGAGCTTGGATACTCCATAGCACAGAGCAAGCTCTCAAATCTCTTTGATAGGTTTAGGGAACTAAAAAAGAACTATGACCATGTAATAGTTTACTGTTGGAGGGGTGGGAAAAGAAGTGAGGAACTTTGCAAAGTCCTTTCCTCTGCAGGCATAGAGGTTATAAGGCTCAAGGGTGGATACAGAGCTTACAGACAATTTATACTTCAAGACATGCAGCATTTACTTGAAGGTATTAATTTTCTCGTTCTTACAGGAAAAACTGGAGTAGGTAAAAGTAGGGTGTTGAAACTTTTAAAAGCCCAAGGTTTGCCTGTTGTTGACCTTGAGGAACTTGCCCAAGATAGGGGGTCGGTGTTTGGCAAAGTGGGCAAGAAAAACCGCATCTCTCAAAAGATGTTTGATGCACTCCTATACGAGACTTTAAGGAGTTTGCGCAGTCATTACGCTTTTATTGAAGATGAGAGTAGATGGATAGGAAATATACACCTGCCTGAACCTCTGTGGAGAAAGAAGGAAGAAGGAATATTCATTGAGCTACAGAGTAGCATGGAAAATAGGGTGAAAAACATACTTGAAGAATATACAAAAGAGGAAGGCTGGGAAAGTGATGTAAGACAAGCCCTTTATAGGATAAGAAAGTATCTGGGTGAAAAGAACTTGGCGCAGGCTATAAAGATGTTAGAAGATAAGGAGTATAAAACCCTTGTGAGGTTTCTTATGGAGACTCATTACGATAAGAAATACAGGGTAAGTAAAAGACCTCTTTACACTCTTGATAGCGATGATATTCACAAATGCGGAGAAGAGCTTATAAAAATTTTTAATACCTATGTTAAAATCTGTCCCTCAAGCTCTCCAGTATGA
- a CDS encoding DsrE family protein: MMLKSIISLLLFLGMSFAVEGARFVQTEYKRPFRAVVEFYFDHPEKIGPALGWVSNLVYVLSNPPYNYPTEDIDIVVISHGRELPVFAKENRKKYEAIVERVESLSFYGVKFMVCSMAAKQFYGYTEKDFYPFVTLVPSALTEIIHWQHLGYGLLIPQVLEVK, encoded by the coding sequence ATGATGCTGAAAAGTATTATTTCACTCCTGCTCTTCCTGGGTATGTCCTTTGCAGTTGAAGGTGCCAGATTTGTTCAAACAGAATACAAAAGACCTTTTAGGGCTGTTGTGGAGTTTTATTTTGACCATCCAGAAAAGATAGGTCCTGCTCTTGGCTGGGTATCCAATTTGGTGTATGTCCTTTCCAATCCCCCTTACAACTACCCCACAGAGGACATAGATATTGTGGTTATTTCTCACGGGAGAGAGCTTCCTGTGTTTGCTAAAGAGAACAGAAAAAAGTACGAAGCTATAGTTGAGAGAGTGGAGAGCCTTAGCTTTTATGGAGTGAAGTTTATGGTTTGCTCTATGGCAGCAAAGCAGTTTTACGGATACACGGAAAAGGACTTTTATCCCTTTGTAACTTTGGTTCCCTCCGCCCTTACTGAGATAATCCATTGGCAACACTTGGGTTATGGACTTTTGATACCACAAGTTTTGGAAGTAAAGTGA
- the rpoZ gene encoding DNA-directed RNA polymerase subunit omega, which yields MSKRPNIETALKLVSSRYELVHAAAKRVEQLMQQGEDIFLRDKVKGELVKKTFQAIEDIANGKVRIIRGEDGESS from the coding sequence ATGAGTAAAAGACCCAACATAGAAACGGCTTTGAAGCTGGTGTCTTCAAGATATGAGCTTGTGCATGCTGCTGCAAAGAGAGTAGAACAGCTTATGCAACAAGGTGAGGACATATTCCTGAGGGATAAGGTCAAGGGAGAGCTTGTGAAAAAAACCTTTCAGGCTATTGAGGACATAGCCAACGGTAAGGTGAGAATTATAAGAGGGGAAGATGGGGAAAGCTCATGA
- a CDS encoding lytic transglycosylase domain-containing protein → MGKAHERTLLFLILLWIYTLLPAHSFAQVLPEEYQLLSEYLKSRDEKIGRSILRNYPDAVFIQDLKLMLSEDAYKRGDFEGAKNYLESIDVNRLKPDLLSKYADLWRVLNLDKKKALLANPVLFRDFIGSVELSLQEAISLAEKLTKGGYYQDVLKVLSGIKDKRACYYLGVAYLRTGDEDKAKEALSSCDDKRGYSYLISIYLREDREDQIRDTLLKVRDDHLRDQLLFLVGRHYLYARNYDKAKDYFSLMTDTYQKFFNLGLLNFIKRNYQDAIQHFIRSYYFASSESEISQACFWTYRSYVAQGREDVGLRYLIEATKGDGFYSAVAKLQVGEPVAYRGLRRVFSEGDMPIQANIIKAIRDGGFYYYSRLEAFKRLPFMSPADIIAISKFDPFLSIRLAVRKYGSRSEVYNSVAFPMPYKEYVYKASERYGLDASLIWAVMRQESLFDVFAVSRSGAKGLMQLIENTARWMSQKAGVPLQDVFSPETNILLGSAYLRYLYDMWEGDLIKVLASYNAGENRVKYWSMQDDPYVFIETIPFKETREYVKRVLYNYYIYSELLK, encoded by the coding sequence ATGGGGAAAGCTCATGAGAGAACACTTCTTTTTTTGATCCTGTTGTGGATCTATACACTTTTGCCAGCACATTCCTTCGCTCAAGTACTGCCAGAAGAGTATCAGCTTCTCTCTGAATACCTAAAAAGCAGGGACGAAAAAATTGGGAGGAGCATCCTAAGGAATTATCCCGATGCGGTTTTTATCCAGGACCTAAAACTCATGCTGTCAGAGGATGCATACAAAAGAGGAGATTTTGAAGGTGCAAAGAATTACTTAGAGAGCATTGATGTAAACAGGTTAAAGCCAGACCTTCTTAGCAAGTATGCAGACCTCTGGAGAGTTCTCAACCTTGACAAAAAGAAGGCTCTTCTGGCAAACCCTGTTTTATTCAGGGACTTTATAGGAAGCGTAGAGCTAAGCCTTCAAGAGGCTATATCATTAGCGGAAAAGCTTACAAAAGGTGGTTACTACCAGGATGTGCTGAAAGTACTCTCGGGGATAAAAGATAAAAGGGCATGCTACTATCTGGGAGTAGCCTACCTGCGCACAGGGGATGAAGATAAAGCCAAGGAGGCCCTTTCATCCTGCGATGACAAAAGAGGGTATAGTTATTTGATTAGCATCTATCTCAGAGAGGACAGAGAAGACCAAATAAGGGATACACTTCTGAAGGTGAGAGATGACCATCTTAGAGACCAATTGCTTTTTCTTGTGGGAAGACACTACCTTTATGCAAGAAACTATGACAAAGCTAAGGATTACTTCTCTCTTATGACAGATACCTACCAAAAGTTTTTTAACTTGGGTCTTTTGAACTTTATAAAGAGAAATTACCAAGATGCTATCCAACACTTTATAAGGTCCTATTACTTTGCCAGCAGTGAAAGTGAGATATCCCAAGCTTGTTTTTGGACTTACAGGTCCTATGTGGCTCAGGGAAGAGAGGATGTGGGTTTGAGATACCTGATAGAGGCTACAAAAGGTGACGGGTTTTACTCTGCTGTTGCCAAGCTCCAGGTGGGGGAGCCTGTAGCTTACAGAGGGTTAAGGCGCGTGTTTTCGGAAGGTGATATGCCCATACAAGCCAATATAATAAAAGCCATAAGAGATGGGGGTTTTTATTACTACTCAAGGCTTGAAGCCTTCAAAAGACTGCCGTTTATGTCTCCTGCTGACATAATAGCCATATCCAAGTTTGACCCCTTTCTAAGCATAAGGCTTGCGGTTAGAAAGTATGGGAGCAGGTCTGAAGTATACAATTCTGTGGCTTTTCCCATGCCTTATAAAGAGTATGTTTATAAGGCTTCCGAAAGATACGGCTTGGATGCCTCCCTCATATGGGCTGTTATGAGGCAGGAGAGCCTGTTTGATGTCTTTGCGGTTTCCCGTTCTGGTGCCAAGGGTCTGATGCAACTCATAGAAAATACCGCAAGGTGGATGTCCCAAAAAGCAGGTGTGCCTTTGCAAGATGTGTTCAGCCCAGAAACCAACATCCTTTTAGGGTCGGCTTACCTGAGGTATCTTTACGATATGTGGGAAGGTGATCTTATCAAGGTGCTGGCAAGCTACAATGCTGGAGAGAACAGGGTAAAATATTGGAGCATGCAGGATGATCCTTATGTTTTTATAGAGACTATACCCTTCAAAGAAACCAGAGAGTATGTAAAGCGTGTTTTGTACAACTACTACATTTATAGTGAGCTTTTAAAGTGA
- the hemL gene encoding glutamate-1-semialdehyde 2,1-aminomutase, producing MLIVMRNAELFEIARRYMPGGVSSPVRAFKAVGGSPIVIERAKGSRIWDVEGNEYIDFLCSWGPLILGHAHPSVVEAVCEQATKGLSYGLTNLHEITLSQKVAQLVPSIEKVRFVSSGTEATMSAIRLARAYTKRKYIVKFDGCYHGHYDSLLVSGGSGVATFGIPGTEGVPEKMAELTIVLPYNSTQAVKEAFEKYGQDIACVIVEPVAGNMGVVIPDYEFLKALSEETRKYGALLIYDEVITGFRLSLGGAQEVFGIKPDITCLGKILGGGMPLGAYGGRQDIMSMIAPEGPVYQAGTLSGNPLSMVAGIKTLEELEKSNPYHSLENLTRKLTEGIGEILREKGIPHRINAVASMFTVFFTDGDVTDFQTAKKSDTQMFGRFFRALLDQGILIPPSQFEAWFLSTAHAQEDIDIALEKINKAVSSL from the coding sequence ATGCTAATAGTTATGCGCAATGCGGAGCTTTTTGAGATAGCCAGAAGGTATATGCCTGGGGGTGTGAGCTCACCAGTAAGGGCTTTTAAAGCGGTGGGAGGGAGTCCCATAGTAATAGAGAGAGCAAAGGGCTCAAGAATATGGGATGTGGAAGGTAATGAATACATAGACTTTCTGTGTTCTTGGGGTCCATTAATATTGGGTCATGCTCATCCTTCGGTAGTTGAGGCTGTCTGTGAGCAGGCAACCAAAGGGCTTTCTTATGGACTAACCAACTTGCATGAGATAACTCTCTCTCAAAAGGTGGCACAGCTGGTGCCTTCTATTGAAAAGGTTAGGTTCGTCTCTTCAGGTACAGAAGCCACCATGTCTGCCATAAGACTGGCGAGAGCTTACACTAAAAGGAAGTACATAGTGAAGTTTGACGGCTGTTATCACGGACATTACGATAGTCTTCTGGTGAGTGGGGGTTCTGGAGTGGCTACCTTTGGGATTCCGGGCACTGAGGGTGTGCCTGAAAAGATGGCAGAGCTAACTATAGTGCTTCCTTACAACAGTACCCAAGCTGTTAAGGAAGCCTTTGAAAAGTATGGACAAGATATAGCGTGCGTGATAGTAGAGCCGGTGGCGGGGAATATGGGAGTTGTAATCCCAGATTATGAGTTTCTTAAGGCTCTTTCTGAGGAAACCAGAAAATACGGAGCTCTGCTCATCTATGACGAAGTGATAACAGGTTTTAGGTTGTCGCTGGGGGGCGCTCAGGAGGTTTTTGGTATAAAGCCTGACATTACATGCCTTGGCAAGATACTGGGAGGAGGAATGCCATTGGGTGCTTACGGTGGAAGGCAGGACATCATGAGTATGATAGCACCTGAAGGACCCGTCTATCAGGCAGGTACCCTCTCTGGAAACCCATTATCCATGGTGGCTGGCATAAAAACGCTTGAGGAGCTTGAAAAAAGCAATCCTTACCATAGCCTTGAAAACCTAACCAGAAAGCTAACCGAAGGCATAGGAGAAATTTTGAGGGAAAAGGGCATTCCCCACAGGATAAATGCTGTAGCATCCATGTTTACCGTCTTTTTCACCGACGGTGATGTTACAGATTTTCAAACCGCCAAAAAATCAGATACACAGATGTTTGGAAGATTTTTCAGGGCTTTACTTGATCAAGGTATCCTCATCCCCCCATCCCAGTTTGAAGCGTGGTTTTTAAGCACAGCTCACGCACAAGAAGACATAGACATAGCACTTGAAAAAATAAATAAGGCTGTATCATCACTTTAA
- a CDS encoding DUF190 domain-containing protein: MKCEEAVLVRIFFGENDKHEGKPLYKYITEYCRERKIAGVTVFRGILGYGASSVVHKGGILKLSSDLPIVVEIIDCEENIKPVLPQLAKLIKGGLITLEKVKVLRPP; the protein is encoded by the coding sequence ATGAAGTGCGAAGAGGCTGTTTTGGTTCGCATCTTTTTTGGTGAAAATGACAAGCACGAAGGGAAACCTCTATATAAGTATATAACTGAATACTGCAGAGAGAGAAAGATAGCAGGAGTTACTGTCTTTAGAGGTATACTTGGTTATGGTGCTTCTTCAGTAGTCCACAAAGGTGGAATTCTAAAACTCTCCTCAGACCTCCCAATAGTGGTTGAGATTATAGACTGCGAGGAGAACATAAAACCGGTGCTTCCACAGCTGGCAAAACTCATAAAGGGAGGGCTCATAACCTTAGAAAAGGTAAAAGTTCTACGCCCACCGTAA
- the crcB gene encoding fluoride efflux transporter CrcB, with the protein MGLMLAIAFGGALGSVLRYVVSKLVQEKVGIDFPFGTLFVNITASFFIGFFFAYLVEKLTISPAFRAFLITGFLGGYSTFSTLTYEGYNLLMNGEMVKFIFYAVGSLLGGIFMTLLGYNLGRML; encoded by the coding sequence ATGGGTTTAATGCTGGCTATAGCTTTTGGGGGTGCGTTAGGCTCTGTGCTTAGGTACGTGGTATCTAAGCTGGTACAGGAGAAGGTGGGTATAGACTTTCCCTTTGGAACTCTCTTTGTCAACATAACAGCATCCTTTTTTATAGGTTTCTTCTTTGCCTACTTAGTTGAAAAACTCACCATCTCCCCAGCTTTCAGAGCTTTTTTAATAACTGGTTTCTTGGGTGGCTACTCCACCTTTTCCACATTGACTTATGAGGGCTATAACCTCCTAATGAACGGTGAAATGGTTAAGTTTATCTTTTACGCGGTTGGAAGCCTGTTGGGTGGCATATTTATGACGCTTTTGGGTTACAATTTAGGTAGGATGTTATGA
- a CDS encoding DUF190 domain-containing protein, protein MHVLVRVFLKEGDEWEGEPLYSKILKILQSKGIKGATVLKAILGYGTTGHYHYEGIEVMSYDLPVVVEFVDEEQKVEGVLEEMGKYLKRGLITVEKAQIWV, encoded by the coding sequence GTGCATGTGCTTGTGCGTGTATTTTTGAAAGAAGGTGATGAGTGGGAAGGAGAGCCTCTTTACTCTAAGATATTGAAGATCTTACAAAGTAAAGGGATAAAGGGTGCTACGGTTTTAAAAGCCATCCTAGGGTACGGAACCACCGGACACTACCATTATGAGGGCATTGAGGTGATGTCTTATGACTTACCAGTAGTTGTGGAGTTTGTTGATGAGGAGCAGAAGGTGGAAGGTGTTTTGGAGGAGATGGGTAAGTATTTGAAAAGAGGGCTTATAACTGTGGAGAAGGCTCAAATATGGGTTTAA
- the hypB gene encoding hydrogenase nickel incorporation protein HypB, with amino-acid sequence MCRECGCSVNHTHEKPAEDKKTLEVFTKILDANDRQAQENREHFDEHGIYCINLMSSPGAGKTSLLEKTIELLRNELRIGVIEGDLETSRDAERIKSKGAPAYQITTGSACHLDAFMVHEGIHHLPLEDLDVVFVENVGNLVCPASYDVGAHLNVVLLSVTEGDDKPEKYPVMFKSADLMLITKTDLLPYVDFSVERAVSCARKIKPSMDFIALSVKTGEGLENWMDYLRFKIKVYKGVVR; translated from the coding sequence ATGTGCAGAGAGTGCGGTTGTTCTGTAAATCATACGCATGAAAAGCCGGCGGAGGATAAAAAGACTCTTGAGGTTTTTACCAAAATTCTTGATGCCAACGACAGGCAGGCTCAGGAAAACAGGGAGCACTTTGATGAGCACGGCATTTATTGCATAAACCTCATGAGCTCTCCCGGTGCTGGCAAGACCAGTCTTTTGGAAAAAACCATAGAGCTTTTGAGAAACGAGCTGAGAATAGGGGTTATAGAAGGTGACCTTGAGACAAGCAGAGATGCGGAGAGGATAAAGTCAAAGGGTGCGCCTGCATACCAGATTACCACAGGAAGCGCTTGCCATCTGGATGCCTTTATGGTTCACGAAGGTATCCACCACTTACCTTTGGAGGACTTGGATGTAGTTTTTGTGGAAAATGTGGGAAATCTTGTTTGTCCTGCTTCCTATGATGTTGGGGCTCATCTCAATGTGGTTCTCCTTTCGGTAACGGAAGGAGATGACAAACCCGAGAAGTATCCGGTGATGTTTAAGTCCGCAGACCTCATGCTGATAACAAAGACAGACCTCCTGCCCTATGTGGACTTTTCCGTAGAGAGAGCTGTGAGCTGTGCAAGAAAAATAAAACCCAGCATGGACTTTATAGCTTTGTCCGTCAAAACCGGTGAAGGTCTGGAAAACTGGATGGATTACCTGAGGTTTAAGATAAAGGTTTATAAAGGTGTAGTAAGATGA
- a CDS encoding Ni/Fe hydrogenase — MNILWIQRLSCCGNTHSLLNCETFDSLLREVSFLFHPSLSAEGEEEVVEDVLKGKLKVDILLVEGAVKVDDERIKELCRMADYVMAVGSCASYGNIPALKDDSVCGLQYRFKEKGGLLGSDFVSKGGLPVINVSGCPAHPEWTAGVIRSLSRGIKPELDSWGRPKEFYSSLTHWGCTRNEYFEWKIEPESLGSKKGCLFYNYGCRGPLTYSSCNVILWNGVNSKTRAGTPCFGCTEFDFPRAGLFETKQFAGLPAELPIGVSKRGYIMLSGIAKVFAPERLKLED, encoded by the coding sequence ATGAATATCCTCTGGATTCAGAGGCTCTCTTGCTGTGGCAACACTCACTCTCTTCTAAATTGCGAGACCTTTGACTCTCTACTTAGAGAAGTTAGCTTCCTCTTTCACCCTTCACTTTCCGCTGAGGGCGAGGAGGAAGTAGTGGAGGATGTGTTGAAAGGCAAACTGAAGGTGGACATTTTATTAGTGGAAGGTGCCGTAAAGGTAGATGACGAAAGGATAAAAGAGCTGTGCCGTATGGCTGACTATGTGATGGCTGTAGGTAGCTGTGCCTCTTACGGCAACATCCCTGCTTTAAAGGACGATAGTGTGTGCGGACTCCAGTACAGGTTCAAGGAGAAGGGGGGACTTCTGGGAAGTGATTTTGTCTCAAAGGGTGGACTTCCTGTCATAAATGTGTCGGGTTGTCCTGCCCATCCCGAATGGACAGCTGGAGTCATAAGAAGTTTATCAAGAGGTATAAAACCGGAGCTTGACAGTTGGGGAAGACCCAAGGAGTTTTACTCAAGTTTGACTCACTGGGGGTGCACCAGAAACGAGTACTTTGAATGGAAGATAGAACCGGAAAGCTTAGGCTCAAAAAAGGGGTGTCTCTTTTACAACTACGGATGCAGAGGTCCTCTGACTTACTCTTCCTGTAATGTTATCCTCTGGAACGGTGTGAATTCAAAAACCAGAGCGGGTACACCGTGTTTTGGTTGCACTGAGTTTGACTTTCCGAGAGCAGGGTTGTTTGAGACCAAACAGTTTGCCGGTTTGCCTGCAGAGCTACCCATCGGCGTTTCCAAGAGAGGTTACATAATGCTTTCTGGTATCGCAAAAGTCTTTGCACCTGAGAGGTTAAAGCTTGAGGATTGA
- a CDS encoding nickel-dependent hydrogenase large subunit, translating to MRIEKRLLARVEGTAQLELVWENGRIRDARVRIPSSRGIERVLEGRPFMDALVITPRVCGICGHAHLMACVKALEDAIGHVRLSQKAKLVRDITLMVEMIQNHIKWFYLFVMPDFIRLGEKLDEFEPFRGKRWKEAISVASEAIKVIAIFGGQWPHSSYAVPGGITSNFTSTDVSKALALVSRVEGFFLESLVGMPVEAFLSLRKHGSWEGLKGDVKLFIDLCFKYGLERVGMSYGRLLTGGEVFPCITPGHFTGEKKLCSLNISKIREADGSPYSGAKRVRYNGMPYETGPLARQFLSGNPFVKRLHKMYGDSYMVRVLSRLLEVWELTSTVKEKLTSLYSFIKEPSCQIPFQKPERITGEGVGIVEAARGTLIHRVSIEKGVITRYHIITPSVWNLGPRCEKYLGVAEKAMIGLENPIHAEMVLRSFDVCSVCTTH from the coding sequence TTGAGGATTGAGAAAAGACTCCTTGCAAGAGTTGAGGGTACAGCACAGCTTGAACTCGTATGGGAAAATGGCAGGATAAGGGATGCACGGGTAAGAATACCAAGCTCAAGAGGCATAGAGAGGGTGTTGGAAGGCAGACCTTTTATGGATGCCCTTGTAATAACACCAAGAGTTTGTGGCATATGCGGACACGCCCACCTAATGGCTTGCGTAAAGGCTCTTGAGGATGCCATAGGGCATGTAAGGCTCTCCCAAAAAGCTAAATTGGTAAGAGATATAACGCTTATGGTGGAGATGATACAGAATCACATAAAGTGGTTTTACCTCTTTGTAATGCCGGATTTTATAAGGCTCGGTGAGAAGCTAGATGAGTTTGAACCCTTCAGAGGCAAAAGGTGGAAGGAAGCCATAAGCGTTGCTTCAGAAGCAATTAAGGTCATAGCCATCTTTGGTGGTCAGTGGCCACACTCTTCTTATGCAGTCCCCGGGGGCATCACATCAAACTTTACGAGTACGGATGTGTCAAAGGCTCTGGCTCTGGTAAGTCGTGTTGAAGGGTTCTTTCTTGAGAGTCTTGTTGGTATGCCTGTGGAGGCCTTTCTCTCTCTGAGAAAGCACGGCTCGTGGGAGGGTCTAAAGGGTGATGTGAAACTTTTTATAGACCTGTGCTTCAAGTACGGGCTTGAAAGGGTTGGCATGTCTTACGGGAGACTCCTCACGGGCGGTGAGGTGTTCCCTTGCATAACTCCCGGCCACTTTACGGGAGAGAAGAAGCTGTGCTCTTTGAATATATCAAAGATAAGGGAAGCGGACGGCTCCCCCTATTCTGGTGCCAAAAGAGTGCGTTATAACGGAATGCCTTACGAAACAGGACCATTAGCACGCCAGTTTCTCTCGGGCAATCCCTTTGTTAAGAGGCTTCACAAGATGTATGGGGATAGTTATATGGTGAGGGTTCTCTCGCGCCTCCTTGAGGTTTGGGAGCTTACCAGCACAGTAAAAGAAAAGCTTACGAGCCTTTACAGTTTCATAAAAGAGCCTTCGTGCCAGATACCCTTTCAGAAGCCCGAGAGAATTACAGGCGAAGGTGTGGGTATAGTTGAGGCTGCAAGAGGGACTCTTATACATCGGGTAAGCATAGAGAAGGGTGTCATAACCAGGTACCACATCATAACACCTTCTGTGTGGAACCTGGGACCCAGGTGTGAGAAGTACTTAGGTGTGGCGGAAAAGGCTATGATAGGCTTAGAAAATCCCATTCATGCTGAGATGGTTTTGAGAAGCTTTGATGTGTGTTCTGTATGCACTACCCACTAA
- the hypE gene encoding hydrogenase expression/formation protein HypE, producing MRRILLSHGGGGEDTWRLIRELFLKHLYNEHLIKLEDATVLEVSSKIAFTTDSFTVNPIFFRGGNIGKLAVAGTVNDLSVMGAKPLYMSVGFIIEEGFPYEDLESIVISMKEEAQKSGVLVVAGDTKVVPKGTADGLFINTSGIGKVVCEGLSCSNIKVGDAVIVSGGIGEHGACILAQREGIQMDVELESDCRSLWSLIEKIITSGAQIHAMRDPTRGGLSAVLYEWASNSNISFLIDEESIPVKEPVLGLCELLGLEPYHLACEGRVVVALPERHAQKVLSIMRSHPDGEGAQIIGRAVPAEGSPKVILRTSYGTHRVLDPPAGELLPRIC from the coding sequence ATGAGGAGGATACTTCTCTCTCATGGCGGAGGAGGAGAAGATACCTGGAGGCTCATAAGGGAATTGTTTTTAAAGCATCTTTACAACGAGCATCTTATTAAGCTTGAGGATGCTACGGTGCTTGAAGTAAGCTCTAAAATAGCTTTCACCACGGACTCCTTCACCGTAAATCCCATCTTTTTCAGGGGTGGGAACATAGGAAAACTCGCGGTGGCTGGAACAGTAAATGACCTTTCTGTTATGGGAGCAAAGCCACTCTACATGTCTGTAGGTTTTATCATAGAGGAGGGCTTTCCTTACGAAGACCTTGAGAGCATAGTAATAAGCATGAAGGAAGAAGCACAAAAGTCCGGTGTGCTGGTGGTTGCTGGTGATACAAAAGTGGTGCCAAAGGGTACTGCGGACGGTCTTTTTATAAACACTTCAGGCATAGGAAAGGTAGTCTGTGAGGGTCTTTCTTGTAGCAACATAAAAGTTGGGGATGCAGTTATAGTTTCGGGTGGTATAGGTGAGCACGGCGCGTGCATACTTGCCCAGAGGGAAGGCATCCAGATGGATGTGGAGCTTGAAAGTGATTGCAGGAGTCTGTGGAGCCTTATAGAGAAGATAATCACCTCAGGAGCTCAGATACACGCCATGAGAGACCCCACAAGAGGTGGACTCTCCGCTGTCCTCTACGAGTGGGCTTCAAACTCTAATATTTCCTTCCTGATTGATGAGGAGAGCATACCTGTTAAGGAACCCGTTTTGGGACTTTGTGAACTTCTGGGTCTTGAGCCTTATCATCTTGCCTGTGAAGGAAGGGTAGTTGTGGCACTTCCCGAGAGGCACGCTCAAAAGGTGCTTAGCATAATGAGAAGCCATCCAGACGGAGAAGGTGCGCAGATCATAGGCAGGGCTGTTCCAGCTGAAGGCTCTCCTAAGGTCATATTGAGGACCTCTTACGGCACCCACAGGGTGCTTGACCCACCCGCAGGGGAGCTTCTTCCGAGGATATGCTAA